From the genome of Acaryochloris sp. CCMEE 5410, one region includes:
- a CDS encoding response regulator codes for MRILVVEDDELVAEALQTLLVDLNYAVELATDGQTAAELVEAFEYDLILSDVMLPRLDGVGLCQQLRSQGYQIPILLLTGKDSSHDRAIGLDAGADDYVVKPFDPEELAARVRALLRRGEAIKPPILKWENLQLDPRACEVKYQDVLLKLTPKEYALVELLMRNTRRVFSCGMILEHVWTYEDTPGEEAVRTHIKGLRQKLKKSGAPTDLIETVYGIGYRLKPLSELHNNQGTSAQPPEVKIKQQTMNAIADIWIKFQPRIQEQINLLNQAAAAVTEGCLNDELKQSAQQEAHTLAGGLGTFGLSKGSQLAREIEHLLRSHSTLDSEQSLQFQQDVEALRREINYASQPATQVTSDRQDELGQWVVLVIDADTLSRDALATEARQHQIRYLTAESIDLARDLIQEQSPHLILFDPAGQSPIQSLTFLEALLYLPLAIPVLIWTADEERYQEMAKTYSSGQQPISKSIPLQQVWDRVEHTLQSKGGKEARILIVDDDPQILETVAALCKPWGLEVIGLDEPTQFWETLTNSPPDLLLLDVEMPQIGGIDLCRVVRNDIQWEQLPIIFLTAHTEADVVNQVYAAGADDFISKPIVGPELVVRILNRLERTRLQRRLSTIDPLARVLSRHETTHALELLLSEMAHQPRNMCLVILEIERLQQINDCFGYAVGDSILRQFAQALLGLASAEDVIARRGGNQFLVGLLGATKNEGGQRVQDFLNVVHKTPYSIPDGTNIQITCSASLVHCPEDSQDFQDLCILAEETLTEARALGWGQVRIANQSLSLPAKLHAEKG; via the coding sequence GTGAGAATCCTAGTTGTGGAAGATGATGAGTTAGTTGCTGAAGCGCTGCAAACTTTACTCGTCGATTTGAATTATGCCGTTGAGCTGGCAACAGATGGCCAGACCGCGGCAGAATTGGTCGAAGCATTCGAATACGATCTCATCCTTTCAGATGTAATGTTGCCTAGACTGGATGGGGTTGGTCTTTGCCAACAGTTGCGATCCCAAGGCTATCAAATTCCGATCTTGCTACTCACAGGCAAAGATAGCAGCCATGATCGTGCGATTGGACTTGACGCTGGGGCAGATGACTACGTCGTTAAACCGTTTGATCCAGAAGAATTAGCGGCTCGGGTAAGGGCCTTACTTCGCAGAGGGGAAGCCATCAAACCCCCAATCTTAAAATGGGAAAACTTACAGCTAGACCCCAGAGCATGTGAGGTCAAATATCAAGATGTTCTCCTCAAACTCACTCCCAAAGAGTATGCCCTCGTAGAGTTATTGATGCGGAATACCCGCCGTGTATTTAGTTGCGGCATGATTTTAGAACATGTATGGACCTATGAGGATACACCTGGCGAAGAAGCAGTCAGAACCCATATCAAGGGTCTCCGCCAAAAATTAAAAAAATCGGGGGCACCCACGGACTTGATTGAAACGGTGTATGGCATTGGGTATCGCCTGAAACCTTTATCAGAACTTCATAACAATCAAGGGACGTCTGCTCAACCCCCAGAAGTCAAAATTAAGCAGCAAACCATGAATGCGATTGCTGATATTTGGATTAAGTTTCAGCCCCGCATCCAGGAACAGATCAATCTATTAAACCAGGCTGCAGCAGCAGTGACTGAGGGTTGCTTGAATGATGAATTGAAGCAATCGGCTCAACAAGAAGCCCATACCTTAGCCGGTGGATTAGGGACCTTTGGTTTATCGAAAGGGTCCCAGTTAGCGCGTGAGATTGAACATCTGTTGCGATCTCATTCAACCCTCGATTCCGAACAATCTCTGCAGTTTCAGCAGGATGTTGAGGCACTAAGGCGGGAAATAAATTATGCTAGCCAACCTGCCACTCAAGTGACCTCGGACCGTCAAGATGAATTGGGGCAATGGGTTGTTCTAGTGATAGATGCTGATACCCTTTCCCGAGATGCTCTAGCGACGGAGGCTCGTCAGCATCAGATCCGATATCTAACGGCAGAGAGCATTGACCTGGCACGAGACCTCATTCAGGAACAGTCCCCACATCTCATCCTCTTTGATCCAGCAGGCCAGTCTCCAATCCAAAGCCTAACCTTTTTAGAGGCTTTACTGTATCTTCCACTAGCCATTCCAGTCTTGATCTGGACAGCGGATGAGGAACGGTATCAAGAGATGGCTAAAACCTATTCTAGCGGCCAACAACCGATCTCAAAATCTATCCCCCTTCAACAAGTGTGGGATCGGGTTGAACATACCCTGCAAAGTAAGGGCGGGAAAGAAGCCCGGATCCTGATTGTGGATGATGACCCACAAATATTGGAGACCGTTGCAGCCCTATGTAAGCCCTGGGGGCTGGAGGTGATTGGACTTGACGAGCCGACTCAGTTTTGGGAAACGCTGACCAATTCTCCACCGGATCTGCTGTTGCTTGATGTAGAGATGCCCCAAATTGGCGGGATAGATCTGTGCAGGGTTGTTCGCAATGATATCCAATGGGAGCAGTTGCCCATCATTTTCTTAACTGCCCATACGGAGGCTGATGTGGTCAACCAAGTTTATGCTGCTGGGGCAGATGATTTCATCAGCAAGCCCATTGTTGGACCAGAATTGGTAGTTCGTATTCTCAATCGTCTAGAACGGACTCGATTACAACGCCGTCTTTCCACCATTGATCCTTTGGCCAGAGTGCTCAGTCGCCACGAGACGACCCATGCCCTGGAATTACTGTTGAGTGAAATGGCGCATCAGCCGAGAAATATGTGTCTTGTCATTCTGGAAATAGAGCGTCTACAGCAGATTAATGATTGCTTTGGTTATGCAGTAGGCGACAGTATCCTGAGACAGTTTGCACAAGCGTTATTAGGATTGGCATCTGCAGAAGATGTGATTGCCCGTAGGGGGGGGAACCAATTCTTAGTGGGGTTGTTAGGAGCCACCAAAAATGAGGGAGGCCAAAGGGTTCAAGACTTCTTGAATGTTGTCCACAAGACCCCCTATTCAATACCTGATGGCACCAACATTCAGATTACCTGTAGTGCTAGCCTGGTTCATTGTCCTGAAGATAGTCAAGATTTTCAAGACCTATGCATTTTGGCAGAAGAAACGTTGACCGAAGCTAGAGCATTAGGGTGGGGGCAAGTTCGCATAGCCAATCAGTCCCTATCCCTCCCAGCCAAACTGCATGCCGAGAAAGGCTAG
- a CDS encoding polysaccharide deacetylase family protein → MFRQNLRVDTFERQLAAIVGVSLLMAAYSFGRPVNLTTPRGENLSVEKITVSLDERSSSIHDAQTLKLASNEPPSTCYQFPTQFQGQTIYGVQLPRHQKAIALTFDDGPWPHNTSTVLTILQQHQVKATFFVLGRNVAQYPHLIQQIATAGHAIGNHSWSHGYQDHSLEMAQAEIQQTTDIVKQHTGHKTALFRPPGGFLDNGLVAQASSQKMVTVLWTIDDTYEGSVDLAVQNVIQNATPGGIVLMHDGGGNRELMIKALPLVISELKQQGYQLVTIPQLLNLADTQVRSEDAIDCMSSDLT, encoded by the coding sequence ATGTTTAGGCAAAATCTACGAGTCGATACCTTCGAACGCCAGCTTGCTGCAATAGTTGGGGTAAGTTTACTCATGGCAGCTTATTCCTTCGGACGTCCGGTCAATTTAACCACTCCAAGGGGGGAAAACCTTTCTGTAGAGAAGATTACTGTATCGCTGGATGAGCGTTCTTCTAGTATTCATGATGCTCAGACCCTCAAGCTAGCCTCAAATGAGCCCCCTTCAACTTGTTACCAATTCCCGACTCAATTTCAAGGACAAACCATTTACGGGGTGCAGCTTCCCCGCCATCAAAAAGCGATCGCCCTCACGTTTGATGATGGTCCCTGGCCTCATAACACATCAACTGTATTGACTATTCTCCAGCAACACCAAGTCAAAGCCACTTTTTTTGTATTGGGTCGTAATGTAGCTCAATATCCCCACTTAATCCAACAGATTGCGACGGCAGGACATGCGATTGGCAATCACTCTTGGAGCCATGGCTATCAAGATCACAGCCTTGAAATGGCACAGGCTGAGATTCAGCAAACGACTGATATTGTTAAACAGCACACTGGACATAAGACGGCTCTATTTCGTCCCCCTGGAGGGTTTCTGGACAATGGTTTAGTAGCCCAAGCGAGTTCTCAAAAGATGGTTACTGTCTTGTGGACGATTGACGATACCTATGAAGGGTCTGTGGATTTAGCCGTGCAAAACGTCATTCAAAATGCAACACCTGGAGGCATCGTACTGATGCATGATGGCGGGGGTAATCGCGAATTAATGATTAAGGCTCTGCCTTTAGTGATCTCCGAACTAAAACAACAAGGCTACCAACTCGTTACAATCCCACAACTGTTAAATTTGGCAGACACTCAGGTCAGGTCGGAGGATGCCATTGATTGCATGTCGTCCGACCTGACCTGA
- a CDS encoding universal stress protein, with product MRYHRILVALDTSFLQPAVYEQALVEAKLHAAEVKLFHSVEAEINPLGNSTISPVGTPLESGYLSPSAVDYELARQAWDAQIAESKLWLQEFCLKAEHQGIKTIFETELGNPGPQICERAKDWHADLIVVGRHGRTGLKELFLGSVSNHIVHHAPCSVLVIQGETVVSEDSI from the coding sequence ATGAGATATCATCGCATTTTGGTTGCACTAGATACTTCCTTCCTTCAACCTGCAGTTTATGAACAGGCATTGGTAGAAGCAAAATTACATGCAGCTGAGGTAAAGCTGTTTCATAGTGTAGAGGCAGAAATTAATCCCTTGGGTAATTCAACGATCTCACCGGTAGGGACTCCTTTAGAATCAGGTTACCTTTCTCCATCTGCTGTGGATTACGAGTTGGCAAGGCAAGCCTGGGACGCACAAATTGCGGAATCCAAACTATGGTTGCAAGAATTTTGCCTAAAAGCAGAGCATCAAGGTATAAAGACAATCTTTGAGACTGAATTAGGTAATCCAGGGCCTCAGATTTGTGAACGGGCTAAAGACTGGCACGCTGATCTGATTGTCGTGGGACGCCATGGTCGCACGGGACTCAAGGAACTTTTTCTTGGGAGTGTCAGCAACCATATCGTCCACCATGCCCCTTGTTCTGTCTTGGTGATTCAAGGAGAAACGGTTGTTTCAGAAGACTCCATTTGA
- a CDS encoding nitroreductase family protein translates to MATIQIDAERCQKCGKCVQICPTIFAQHTKGAIPHLLDTTRCIECGHCVAICPSEAISHSSFPSGTIAPIQPEQLPDTAQFMELLRSRRSVREFSKRQVDRALIEQIIEAACFAPSSHNVQSTEYIVVQDPAMRQQIVELTIAQYRQWRKLLGNPIARTLTRLVRGSTGQATLDELREAFTNLINQYGQGSDPILREAPTLLIFHGDRHIGFAGVNANLALQNASLVCETLKLGAFYTGYVVAGSNFNPRLARLLKLPPNHKIYAGLAIGHPRFHYKNWIERKPAQIQWF, encoded by the coding sequence ATGGCGACTATCCAGATTGATGCTGAACGCTGTCAGAAATGTGGAAAATGTGTGCAGATTTGTCCAACGATCTTTGCACAACATACCAAAGGGGCAATTCCTCACTTGCTAGACACTACTCGATGTATCGAATGTGGGCATTGCGTCGCCATTTGTCCCAGCGAGGCGATTTCTCATTCGAGTTTTCCGTCTGGCACCATCGCTCCAATCCAGCCAGAACAACTGCCCGATACGGCACAATTCATGGAACTATTGCGATCGCGCCGTTCCGTTCGTGAATTCAGCAAGAGGCAAGTTGATCGGGCACTGATTGAACAAATTATTGAGGCAGCCTGCTTTGCGCCCAGTTCCCACAATGTCCAAAGTACAGAGTACATCGTCGTCCAAGACCCCGCCATGCGCCAGCAAATTGTTGAACTGACCATCGCTCAATACCGACAGTGGCGCAAACTACTCGGCAATCCAATCGCACGAACCCTGACACGGCTGGTGAGAGGCTCAACCGGGCAAGCCACGTTAGACGAACTACGCGAAGCCTTTACAAACCTAATCAACCAGTACGGTCAGGGAAGCGACCCCATTCTGCGAGAGGCTCCTACCCTGCTGATCTTCCATGGCGATCGTCACATCGGTTTCGCTGGGGTTAACGCCAACCTTGCCTTGCAAAATGCCAGTTTAGTGTGTGAAACCTTGAAGTTGGGTGCTTTTTATACTGGCTATGTCGTTGCTGGCAGTAATTTCAATCCTCGGCTGGCCAGACTACTGAAACTCCCACCAAATCACAAAATCTATGCTGGTTTAGCAATCGGTCATCCTAGATTTCACTATAAAAATTGGATTGAGCGCAAACCTGCTCAGATTCAATGGTTTTAA
- a CDS encoding universal stress protein, which translates to MLKKILVALDHSAFSQKTFMQSLVLAKATHAKLMLFHVISSTEEGYPPYPLMPGVLEEFDLSYAGVANSYLNDLDVFKASSLELLRSRANQAKEKGLTVLYQQSMGDPGREICDIARQWKADTIIIGRRSRNLLSKILLGSVSNYVTHHAPCSVLIVHHQDVPEFIPKQSINTLDANQPSFEEWRGKLSYRSILVALDGGDINQPIFNRAINLAKRMSTARLMMLHVLPPDVAKVHISSTPPTAIAQQRLDNYPSLRDDILYSQQQQWNAYDSDCLPQLRSYTAIAREAGIPTEFIQQPGSPGEVICEFAKNRSSDLILVGNRGRSGLSELLLGSVGKYVANHASCSVMVVRPQQPA; encoded by the coding sequence ATGTTGAAAAAAATTCTGGTGGCTCTAGATCATTCAGCCTTTAGCCAGAAAACCTTTATGCAATCTCTGGTTTTAGCCAAGGCAACCCATGCAAAGCTGATGCTGTTTCATGTCATCTCATCGACTGAGGAAGGATATCCTCCTTATCCCTTGATGCCAGGTGTGTTGGAGGAGTTTGACCTGTCATATGCTGGAGTCGCAAACTCTTATCTCAATGACTTAGATGTCTTCAAAGCCAGCAGTCTTGAGTTACTCAGATCTCGAGCCAATCAGGCTAAAGAAAAGGGTCTTACCGTTCTCTACCAACAATCCATGGGAGATCCAGGCAGAGAGATTTGCGACATAGCCCGACAGTGGAAAGCGGATACGATCATCATCGGACGCCGCAGTCGAAATCTTCTTAGCAAAATTCTATTGGGCAGTGTTAGCAACTACGTCACACACCATGCTCCTTGTTCAGTGTTAATTGTCCACCACCAGGATGTGCCGGAGTTCATCCCCAAACAATCTATAAATACTTTAGATGCGAATCAGCCGTCTTTCGAAGAATGGCGCGGAAAGTTGTCTTACCGCAGTATCTTAGTGGCCTTGGATGGGGGTGACATTAACCAGCCTATCTTTAATAGGGCAATAAATCTTGCCAAGAGAATGTCCACGGCTCGGTTGATGATGCTGCATGTCTTGCCCCCTGATGTGGCCAAAGTTCACATTTCTAGTACTCCTCCAACCGCTATTGCTCAGCAACGGCTGGATAACTATCCTAGTTTGCGTGATGACATCCTCTACAGCCAACAACAACAATGGAATGCCTATGATAGTGATTGCTTACCCCAATTGCGATCCTATACTGCGATCGCAAGGGAAGCAGGTATTCCGACTGAATTTATTCAACAACCCGGATCTCCCGGTGAAGTCATTTGTGAATTTGCTAAGAACAGATCATCAGACTTAATTCTAGTGGGTAATCGAGGTCGTTCTGGACTTAGTGAATTGCTTCTTGGCAGTGTGGGGAAATATGTTGCGAACCATGCGTCCTGTTCCGTGATGGTCGTTCGTCCTCAACAACCGGCATGA
- the hoxE gene encoding bidirectional hydrogenase complex protein HoxE: protein MSEGSQTIVDGKPHPSGDQRFRVLEATMKRHQYQPNSLIEVLHKAQELFGYLERDILLHIAHSLKLPPSQVYGVATFYHFFSLTPSGRHTCVVCMGTACFVKGAASLLSTVEQIAHIQAGETTQDGGLSLSTARCLGACGSAPAVVLDGQVVGYQTSENLGQQVTQMMDHPQSKVAT from the coding sequence TTGAGTGAAGGGAGTCAAACTATTGTGGATGGCAAACCTCATCCCAGTGGAGATCAGCGTTTTAGGGTGCTAGAGGCAACGATGAAACGTCATCAATATCAGCCCAATTCACTGATTGAAGTTTTGCATAAGGCTCAGGAATTGTTCGGATATTTAGAACGCGACATCCTATTACACATTGCCCACAGTTTAAAGTTACCCCCTAGTCAAGTCTATGGTGTAGCCACCTTCTATCACTTTTTCTCGCTAACACCTTCTGGACGCCATACCTGTGTGGTTTGTATGGGAACGGCATGTTTTGTCAAAGGGGCTGCATCACTCCTGTCAACAGTGGAACAGATCGCTCACATTCAAGCTGGGGAAACTACTCAAGATGGAGGCTTGTCACTCAGCACTGCTCGTTGCTTGGGGGCCTGTGGGAGTGCTCCTGCTGTGGTGTTGGATGGTCAAGTGGTTGGCTATCAAACCTCAGAAAACTTAGGTCAGCAAGTCACGCAAATGATGGACCATCCTCAATCTAAGGTCGCAACATAA
- the nuoF gene encoding NADH-quinone oxidoreductase subunit NuoF, whose protein sequence is MDLQELQTLAEREQEILDAPCIRCCTVGGCLSANALAVKEQIEVEIATQDLNPPMQVRGVGCMGLCSRGPLVRLDPAGILYDQVTPEDAPELVHACHKTLQPHLPKALSNSSPLQPSTYQPRHHPFFTLQHPIVLENSGHIDPKEIKDYMAQKGYLALYQALYDMTPSDVIDQITQSGLRGRGGGGYPTGLKWSTVAKMPPGQKYVICNGDEGDPGAFMDRSVLESDPHRVLEGMAIAAYAVGANQGYIYIRGEYPLAINHLETALRQARKQGLLGSQIFESPFDFRIDIRIGAGAFVCGEETALMASIEGKRGLPHPRPPYPAESGLWGCPTLINNVETFANIAPIIRNGAEWFVGIGTDKSKGTKVFSLAGKIQNTGLIEVPMGTSLRQIVEQMGGGVLDGSAKAVQTGGPSGGCIPAHAFDTPVDYESLTRLGSIMGSGGMIVMDQATNMVDVARFFMEFCMEESCGKCVPCRAGTVQLYQLLTKICDGKARKEDLESLNQLCEMVKDTSLCGLGKSAPNPILSTLRFFKDEYLTLMHNEGSGDYHPP, encoded by the coding sequence ATGGATTTACAAGAGCTACAAACCCTTGCTGAGCGAGAACAAGAGATTCTCGATGCGCCTTGCATCCGCTGCTGTACGGTGGGGGGCTGTTTATCTGCTAATGCCTTGGCAGTAAAAGAACAAATTGAAGTTGAGATCGCAACTCAAGACCTCAACCCTCCTATGCAAGTTCGGGGGGTGGGCTGCATGGGACTGTGTAGCCGAGGTCCCCTAGTCCGACTAGACCCCGCAGGCATTCTCTACGATCAAGTAACCCCCGAAGACGCCCCTGAACTGGTCCACGCCTGCCATAAAACCCTCCAACCCCATCTGCCTAAAGCCTTATCAAATAGTTCTCCGCTCCAACCCTCCACTTATCAGCCCCGACATCACCCTTTCTTCACCCTGCAACACCCCATCGTCCTCGAAAACAGTGGTCATATTGACCCTAAGGAAATCAAGGATTATATGGCCCAAAAAGGCTATCTAGCCCTTTACCAAGCCCTTTACGATATGACCCCCAGTGATGTAATTGATCAGATTACTCAAAGTGGTCTTCGAGGGCGAGGCGGCGGCGGATACCCCACAGGCTTGAAATGGTCAACAGTCGCCAAAATGCCCCCTGGACAAAAGTATGTGATTTGCAATGGTGATGAAGGTGACCCGGGTGCCTTTATGGATCGCAGTGTCTTAGAAAGTGATCCCCATCGGGTGTTAGAGGGGATGGCAATTGCAGCCTACGCTGTCGGTGCCAACCAAGGCTACATCTATATTCGAGGTGAGTATCCCCTCGCCATCAATCACCTCGAAACGGCCCTGCGTCAAGCTCGCAAGCAAGGTTTACTCGGCAGTCAAATTTTTGAGTCTCCCTTTGACTTTCGGATCGATATCCGTATTGGGGCGGGGGCCTTTGTTTGTGGCGAGGAAACAGCCCTAATGGCCTCCATCGAAGGGAAGCGTGGATTACCTCACCCTCGACCACCTTACCCTGCTGAATCTGGACTCTGGGGTTGTCCAACATTGATTAATAATGTGGAAACTTTTGCCAATATCGCTCCGATTATTCGCAATGGGGCTGAATGGTTTGTTGGGATTGGTACAGACAAGAGCAAAGGAACCAAAGTGTTTTCCTTAGCGGGCAAGATCCAAAATACCGGATTGATTGAAGTCCCCATGGGTACCTCCCTGCGCCAAATTGTTGAACAGATGGGCGGGGGTGTCCTTGATGGATCGGCTAAAGCAGTGCAAACGGGTGGCCCCTCAGGGGGATGTATTCCTGCCCATGCCTTTGATACACCCGTAGATTATGAATCTCTGACCCGTTTGGGGTCCATTATGGGGTCCGGTGGCATGATTGTCATGGATCAGGCCACCAATATGGTGGATGTCGCTCGTTTCTTTATGGAATTTTGCATGGAAGAGTCCTGTGGTAAGTGTGTTCCCTGTAGAGCAGGAACGGTTCAGCTTTACCAGTTACTCACAAAAATCTGTGATGGGAAAGCAAGAAAAGAGGATTTAGAGTCTTTAAACCAACTTTGCGAAATGGTCAAGGATACTAGCCTATGTGGCCTTGGAAAATCTGCCCCCAATCCTATTCTTAGTACCCTACGTTTTTTCAAAGATGAGTACTTAACGCTGATGCATAATGAGGGTTCTGGCGATTATCACCCCCCATAA
- a CDS encoding amino acid ABC transporter substrate-binding protein translates to MQNPVEPSRFPHPPVKVWGRGVRLTLLTTLCSLFTLANPQLVSAETVLEKIERTGTVTAGTNKNTLPFAFQDEQGQFQGYSIEMLKQIQAQLSKKLGKEINLELVALTPNERIPKLVAGEVDIVCDASSYTWERDKDIDFSVSYGLTGTRLLIKQGEKAWEPEMLVNQKIAAVAGTTNEIAIRRAQPQAQIIVLPDHTQGYKALEQGTVDAFAADGILLEGWLQTSQNPEDFTVVGYFSREGIACMVPENNSKFVDQVNYSLVRFMEGYLKGKEPYVKTFDRWFGPEAKVPLTQDLRSLVLETMQLVIDFKEEIPESDL, encoded by the coding sequence ATGCAAAATCCTGTTGAACCAAGCCGCTTCCCTCATCCCCCAGTAAAGGTATGGGGGCGAGGCGTTAGGCTGACTTTGCTGACCACTCTTTGTAGTCTCTTCACCCTAGCTAACCCTCAGCTTGTTTCCGCAGAAACGGTCCTTGAAAAAATAGAACGTACCGGCACAGTAACCGCTGGAACGAACAAGAATACCCTTCCCTTTGCCTTCCAAGATGAGCAAGGGCAATTCCAGGGGTACTCGATTGAAATGCTGAAACAGATACAGGCCCAATTATCGAAAAAACTTGGTAAAGAGATTAATCTCGAACTTGTTGCGCTGACCCCCAACGAACGAATTCCTAAATTAGTCGCAGGGGAAGTAGACATTGTCTGTGATGCGAGCAGCTATACCTGGGAGCGGGACAAGGATATAGACTTTTCCGTCAGCTATGGTTTGACAGGCACTCGCTTGTTGATTAAGCAAGGGGAAAAGGCATGGGAACCTGAGATGTTGGTGAATCAGAAAATAGCTGCTGTGGCGGGCACAACGAATGAGATTGCGATTCGTCGAGCGCAGCCCCAAGCCCAAATCATCGTTCTCCCAGATCATACTCAGGGTTACAAAGCGCTGGAGCAGGGAACAGTTGATGCATTTGCAGCAGACGGCATTTTACTCGAAGGTTGGCTACAAACCAGCCAGAACCCTGAAGACTTCACTGTTGTCGGGTATTTCTCAAGAGAAGGTATTGCCTGCATGGTGCCTGAGAATAATTCTAAATTTGTTGATCAAGTGAATTACTCACTCGTGCGTTTTATGGAGGGTTACTTAAAGGGTAAAGAACCCTATGTCAAAACGTTTGATCGTTGGTTTGGCCCTGAGGCTAAAGTCCCTCTCACTCAAGACCTGAGATCTTTAGTCCTAGAAACCATGCAGCTAGTGATTGATTTCAAAGAAGAAATTCCTGAAAGCGATCTTTAA
- the hoxU gene encoding bidirectional hydrogenase complex protein HoxU — protein MAVKTLKIDDQLISARGDETILEAAAASGIHIPTLCNLQGVSLWGACRLCLVEVSGSSKLVAACVTPVAEGMVVQTQTKRLKHYRRMIVELLFAEGNHICSVCVSNHHCELQDLAIEMGIDHVRFTYQFPDRSVDISHPQFGVDHNRCVLCTRCIRVCDEIEGAHTWDMAGRGRNSRVITDLNQPWGEAESCTACGKCVNACPTGAIFRRGSTVAEMEHDRSQLEFISTARTRREWVQK, from the coding sequence ATGGCTGTAAAGACCCTCAAGATTGACGATCAATTGATCAGTGCTCGGGGAGATGAAACAATCCTTGAGGCCGCCGCCGCATCAGGGATTCATATTCCGACGCTATGCAACTTGCAGGGTGTTTCCTTGTGGGGAGCCTGTCGACTCTGTCTAGTCGAGGTTAGTGGAAGTTCGAAGCTAGTGGCCGCCTGTGTCACACCAGTAGCAGAGGGGATGGTCGTTCAAACCCAAACCAAACGGCTTAAACATTATCGGCGCATGATCGTGGAGCTGCTCTTTGCGGAAGGAAATCATATCTGTTCAGTATGTGTTTCCAATCACCACTGCGAATTGCAGGATCTTGCTATTGAGATGGGGATTGATCATGTGCGCTTTACCTATCAATTCCCAGATCGCTCTGTTGATATTTCCCATCCTCAATTTGGCGTTGATCATAATCGCTGTGTTTTATGTACTCGTTGTATTCGAGTTTGTGATGAGATTGAAGGGGCTCATACCTGGGATATGGCAGGTCGAGGTCGGAATTCCCGAGTGATCACAGATTTGAACCAGCCTTGGGGGGAAGCCGAGAGCTGTACCGCTTGTGGAAAGTGTGTCAATGCCTGTCCCACAGGAGCCATCTTTCGTCGTGGTTCAACGGTTGCGGAGATGGAGCACGATCGGAGCCAACTTGAATTTATTTCTACTGCGAGAACGAGGCGAGAATGGGTGCAAAAGTGA
- a CDS encoding oxidoreductase, translating into MAKLKLATVWLGGCSGCHMSFLDLDEWLFELAHQVDLVYSPFMDAKQYPQEVDVALVEGAIANTDHWEMIHQVRDCTQYLIAFGDCAVTGNVTALRNILGTAEGVLERSYINLADLVPQIPAEEAIVPPLLDWVKPVHTVVPVDLYLPGCPPSPSRIKFVLEALLQGKRPQLEGRDQIKFG; encoded by the coding sequence ATGGCAAAACTGAAGTTAGCGACTGTTTGGCTAGGCGGATGCTCAGGATGCCATATGTCTTTCCTAGACCTTGACGAGTGGTTATTTGAGTTGGCCCACCAAGTCGATCTGGTCTACAGCCCTTTTATGGATGCCAAGCAGTATCCACAAGAAGTGGATGTGGCACTCGTCGAAGGCGCAATAGCCAATACCGATCATTGGGAGATGATTCATCAGGTTCGTGATTGCACTCAATACCTGATTGCCTTTGGGGATTGTGCTGTTACGGGGAATGTCACCGCCTTACGTAATATTTTGGGTACTGCGGAGGGGGTACTTGAGCGGTCTTACATAAACTTGGCTGATCTGGTGCCTCAGATTCCTGCAGAGGAAGCGATTGTCCCCCCTTTATTGGATTGGGTTAAACCCGTACATACCGTTGTTCCCGTCGATCTCTATTTACCGGGTTGCCCACCATCACCTTCTCGAATCAAATTTGTATTAGAAGCGCTACTACAGGGGAAGAGGCCTCAACTCGAGGGTCGAGATCAAATTAAATTCGGGTGA